The proteins below come from a single Limosilactobacillus reuteri genomic window:
- a CDS encoding PepSY domain-containing protein has protein sequence MNANNNSLNPWLIPVTLGASGIAGFIAGKLFGNRQISAERILKLVKNDFASEGSLTGSWINNKAVPFQRFAVKTHAYEGGVSRLEDGEEVDYEFIADAYTGSLLELKRIENN, from the coding sequence ATGAATGCAAACAATAACTCCCTCAACCCCTGGTTGATTCCAGTCACATTAGGTGCGTCTGGAATCGCCGGTTTTATCGCTGGTAAACTTTTTGGTAACCGCCAAATATCTGCTGAGCGGATCTTAAAATTAGTCAAGAACGATTTTGCAAGTGAAGGTTCTCTAACCGGTAGCTGGATCAATAATAAAGCAGTACCTTTCCAACGATTTGCGGTTAAAACCCATGCTTATGAAGGCGGCGTTTCTCGTCTAGAAGATGGCGAAGAAGTAGATTACGAGTTTATTGCTGACGCGTATACTGGTAGTCTATTGGAATTAAAACGAATTGAGAATAACTAA
- the murC gene encoding UDP-N-acetylmuramate--L-alanine ligase, translating into MEQNTYYFVGIKGTGMAALARILHDKGHQVLGSDIEKETFTQAPLLAAGIKILPFDPANLKPGMIVIQGNAFDDDHPEIKRAHELGLKILSYPEAVENEVKNHTSIGIAGAHGKTSTTALLSHVLAAVEPTSYLIGDGVGKGNADARFFVFEADEYRDHFLAYHPDYAIMTNVDFDHPDYFNDLADVRDSFETYGKQVQRAIFAWGDDPSLRDLNVDVPVYYYGTNPDDDFRAESIQRTPEGSTYDAYFRNQKLGTFTIHLYGEHSVLNSLAVLAVAYMEHMNMDEIQQELANFSGVKRRFSETDIADTTIIDDYAHHPSEIKATIDAARQKYPDREVIAVFQPHTYSRLAAYIDGFAESLSRADKTFVTPIFGSIRENAGNVSSADLEQRIEGSEGIDMDTMDKLLQYHNAVVVFMGAGDVEKYEEKYKELLK; encoded by the coding sequence ATGGAACAAAATACATATTACTTTGTTGGTATTAAAGGGACCGGGATGGCCGCTTTAGCACGTATCCTTCATGACAAAGGACACCAAGTACTAGGTTCAGATATTGAAAAGGAAACATTTACACAAGCGCCATTATTAGCGGCGGGAATTAAAATTTTGCCATTTGATCCAGCCAATTTGAAACCAGGGATGATTGTTATCCAAGGAAACGCTTTTGATGATGATCACCCAGAGATTAAACGAGCACATGAATTAGGCCTTAAAATTTTAAGTTACCCTGAGGCTGTTGAAAATGAGGTTAAGAATCATACTAGTATTGGGATTGCCGGAGCACACGGTAAGACCAGTACGACTGCATTGTTATCACACGTATTAGCGGCAGTTGAACCAACTAGCTACTTGATCGGTGATGGAGTAGGTAAAGGAAATGCGGATGCACGCTTCTTTGTTTTTGAAGCCGATGAATACCGTGATCACTTCCTTGCCTACCATCCAGACTATGCAATTATGACAAACGTTGACTTTGATCACCCTGATTACTTCAATGATTTGGCAGATGTCCGTGATTCATTTGAAACATACGGTAAGCAAGTTCAACGGGCAATTTTTGCTTGGGGAGACGATCCTAGTCTTCGTGACTTAAATGTTGATGTTCCGGTTTACTACTATGGAACTAATCCAGATGATGATTTCCGGGCAGAAAGCATTCAACGGACACCAGAAGGCTCAACATATGATGCTTACTTCCGCAACCAAAAGCTTGGCACATTTACCATTCACTTATACGGTGAACACAGTGTTCTTAATAGCTTGGCGGTACTAGCGGTTGCATACATGGAGCACATGAACATGGATGAGATCCAACAGGAACTAGCCAACTTTAGTGGGGTAAAGCGTCGTTTCAGCGAAACTGACATTGCGGATACGACCATTATTGATGACTATGCTCACCATCCAAGCGAAATTAAAGCAACAATTGATGCGGCACGGCAAAAGTACCCAGATCGTGAAGTTATCGCTGTTTTCCAGCCTCACACATATTCACGATTGGCCGCTTACATTGATGGTTTTGCAGAATCGCTTAGCCGAGCAGATAAGACTTTTGTTACCCCAATCTTTGGCTCAATTCGTGAAAATGCTGGAAATGTTTCTAGTGCTGATTTGGAGCAACGGATTGAAGGTAGTGAAGGTATCGACATGGATACCATGGACAAACTTTTGCAATACCACAATGCGGTAGTTGTTTTCATGGGTGCCGGTGACGTTGAAAAGTACGAAGAAAAGTACAAAGAATTGTTAAAATAA
- the trmB gene encoding tRNA (guanosine(46)-N7)-methyltransferase TrmB, translating to MRVKHKKWADPLIAAHPELMIDNATQFKGKWQSRFAKEQPLHLEVGMGKGQFIIGMAKAHPEINFIGLEIQRTVAAIALKKALEEDLPNLQLICGDGEDLQEYFEDGEVAKMYLNFSDPWPKKRHAKRRLTYKTFLATYQQILQDQGVIELKTDNMGLFEFSLESMNNYGMIFDGVWLDLHHSEENEHNVETEYEQKFAAKGQPIYKLIANFK from the coding sequence ATGCGTGTGAAACATAAAAAGTGGGCTGATCCATTAATTGCTGCCCATCCAGAACTAATGATTGATAATGCCACTCAATTTAAGGGTAAGTGGCAATCACGGTTTGCAAAAGAACAACCCCTCCACTTAGAAGTTGGGATGGGGAAAGGTCAATTTATCATTGGCATGGCGAAGGCTCATCCAGAAATCAACTTTATCGGATTAGAGATTCAGCGGACTGTTGCGGCAATTGCCCTCAAAAAAGCACTTGAGGAAGACTTGCCAAACTTGCAATTGATTTGTGGGGATGGAGAAGACTTGCAAGAATACTTTGAAGATGGGGAAGTTGCGAAGATGTACCTTAACTTCTCTGATCCATGGCCGAAGAAACGCCATGCTAAGCGGCGTCTGACCTACAAGACCTTCTTAGCAACCTATCAGCAGATCCTCCAAGATCAAGGGGTAATTGAACTGAAGACTGATAACATGGGTCTCTTTGAATTCTCCTTGGAAAGCATGAATAACTATGGGATGATCTTTGATGGCGTCTGGTTAGACCTGCACCACAGCGAAGAAAATGAACATAATGTTGAGACGGAATATGAACAAAAATTTGCGGCGAAAGGCCAACCAATCTATAAGCTAATTGCTAATTTTAAGTAA
- a CDS encoding YoaK family protein, with product MISTARADYRSYLDSSLVLITFILGLAMVSSLHAHLRTDYWRVVCLLPILLVGAIIGFLPDSFPDYLMVPAVSFGLAMQSATFSKIEGLGYNSVFTSGSVKKAAVAWSEYYFHHDRSQRSAAFSYLMIVICFTLGAIISAQLLPFFRMKTIWIATFLILVTDSSYYLTKRKKVNK from the coding sequence ATGATTAGCACGGCACGGGCTGATTATCGTTCGTACTTAGACTCGAGCCTTGTGTTGATTACATTTATTCTTGGATTAGCAATGGTCAGCAGCCTGCATGCCCATTTAAGAACTGATTATTGGCGAGTAGTTTGTTTATTGCCGATTTTATTAGTAGGAGCAATTATCGGTTTTCTCCCCGATAGCTTCCCTGACTATTTGATGGTACCAGCTGTTTCATTTGGGCTTGCAATGCAAAGTGCCACTTTTAGCAAAATCGAGGGGCTCGGCTATAACAGTGTCTTTACAAGCGGCAGTGTCAAAAAAGCTGCGGTTGCCTGGAGCGAATATTATTTTCATCATGATCGCTCGCAACGATCAGCTGCCTTTAGTTATTTAATGATCGTGATCTGTTTTACGCTCGGCGCGATCATTTCTGCGCAGTTGCTTCCCTTTTTCCGAATGAAAACTATCTGGATTGCCACTTTTTTGATTCTCGTAACTGATAGTTCTTATTACTTAACTAAAAGGAAAAAAGTTAATAAGTAG
- the nrdR gene encoding transcriptional regulator NrdR yields MRCPHCHKNGSRVVDSRPSEDGSFIRRRRECIHCGFRFTTFERYEETPLLVIKKDGTRQEFSRQKILNGIVRSAEKRPVSMERLTKIADKVEKQIRSIGESEVSSQIIGKFVMNELKGVDEIAYIRFASVYRQFKDVDAFMSELETMMKAEHKK; encoded by the coding sequence TTGCGCTGTCCACATTGTCACAAAAATGGATCACGGGTTGTCGATAGTCGGCCAAGCGAAGACGGAAGCTTTATTCGTCGTCGTCGTGAGTGCATTCATTGTGGCTTTCGTTTTACAACCTTTGAACGGTACGAGGAAACGCCACTACTAGTAATTAAAAAAGATGGCACGCGCCAAGAATTCAGTCGCCAAAAGATCCTCAATGGGATTGTGCGCTCGGCAGAAAAACGACCGGTTAGTATGGAGCGATTGACCAAGATTGCAGATAAAGTGGAAAAACAAATCCGGAGTATTGGTGAAAGCGAAGTCTCCAGTCAAATTATTGGTAAATTTGTGATGAACGAATTAAAAGGCGTCGATGAGATTGCTTATATTCGGTTTGCAAGTGTTTACCGCCAATTTAAGGACGTTGATGCCTTTATGAGCGAACTTGAAACCATGATGAAGGCAGAACATAAAAAATAA
- a CDS encoding YSIRK-type signal peptide-containing protein (The YSIRK form of extended signal peptide directs nascent proteins to the cross-wall site, while signal peptides lacking YSIRK direct proteins instead to the cell pole. A large fraction of YSIRK proteins are surface proteins anchored by sortase-mediated processing of a C-terminal LPXTG motif.): MSKNNAQEYVRKMEQQRQRFGLRKLSVGVASVLLGTTFMVGGTVAHADSIPT, translated from the coding sequence ATGTCGAAGAACAATGCACAAGAATATGTACGCAAAATGGAGCAACAACGGCAACGATTTGGGTTAAGAAAACTCAGTGTTGGTGTTGCGTCTGTGTTACTAGGAACTACTTTTATGGTCGGAGGTACAGTAGCACACGCTGATAGCATACCTACATAG
- a CDS encoding Bax inhibitor-1 family protein codes for MNNFSQEPGRRVVTDAAGLNSFLTRMYGNMTLAVLVSAFSAYLTMGVFRSAVFGFFSAHPGMVWVILLLPIALSMGVSFSATRNPVGAFVMLMLTAIIYGVEFAIIAGVYSGASIASAFVSSAAVFVTMALYGTITKRDLSKFGAHAMAALIALMIAYLINMFLQSPAIAYIFSFIAVIIFTVLTAWDAQKMKQIYINYGGEVSTNGLAVLGALQLYLDFVNLFISLLQIFGMSDRN; via the coding sequence ATGAATAACTTTTCTCAAGAGCCAGGGCGTCGGGTTGTTACTGACGCAGCTGGTTTGAATAGTTTCTTGACCCGAATGTATGGAAATATGACGCTGGCAGTTCTTGTTTCTGCATTTAGTGCTTACTTGACCATGGGGGTATTCCGGAGTGCGGTTTTCGGTTTCTTTAGTGCTCACCCTGGAATGGTTTGGGTTATCTTATTGCTACCGATTGCTTTGTCAATGGGGGTAAGCTTTAGTGCTACCCGGAACCCAGTTGGGGCATTTGTTATGCTGATGCTGACGGCAATAATCTATGGTGTCGAGTTTGCAATTATTGCTGGTGTTTATTCGGGAGCAAGCATTGCCTCAGCTTTCGTATCATCCGCGGCTGTTTTTGTCACGATGGCTTTGTATGGGACCATTACTAAGCGCGACTTAAGCAAGTTTGGTGCTCACGCGATGGCTGCCTTGATTGCTTTAATGATTGCTTACCTTATCAACATGTTCTTACAAAGTCCGGCCATTGCTTACATCTTCTCCTTTATTGCTGTTATTATCTTTACTGTTTTAACAGCTTGGGATGCACAAAAGATGAAGCAGATCTACATCAACTATGGTGGCGAAGTATCAACAAACGGTTTAGCTGTTCTAGGTGCCCTTCAATTGTACTTAGACTTTGTAAATCTCTTTATCTCACTTCTTCAAATTTTTGGAATGAGTGACCGAAATTAA
- a CDS encoding thioredoxin family protein translates to MERLPQLKEDQLIETISNSKVVLFFTAGWCPDCRFIKPAMPEIEQDFSDYTFYEVDRDENIDLAAELNIFGIPSFIVYDNGKEIGRFVNKDRKTKQQVEDFLNNLK, encoded by the coding sequence ATGGAAAGATTACCACAATTAAAAGAAGATCAATTAATTGAAACTATTAGCAATAGCAAGGTTGTCCTTTTCTTTACAGCTGGTTGGTGCCCAGATTGTCGTTTTATTAAGCCGGCAATGCCTGAGATCGAACAAGACTTCAGTGATTATACTTTCTATGAAGTTGATCGCGATGAAAACATCGACCTCGCTGCTGAATTAAATATATTTGGAATTCCAAGTTTCATTGTATATGATAATGGTAAAGAAATTGGTCGATTTGTCAATAAAGATCGTAAAACTAAGCAACAAGTTGAAGATTTTTTAAACAATTTGAAGTAA
- the coaE gene encoding dephospho-CoA kinase (Dephospho-CoA kinase (CoaE) performs the final step in coenzyme A biosynthesis.) has translation MTKIVGLTGGIATGKTTVSTILRQAGIPVIDADQVARQVQAPDSVGLTRIVKVFGPKVLLPTGELNRQALAKIVFNDKEALKKLNEILQPLIYDAIFAQVNTLKKQGIPLVVLDVPLLFEQHYDGDCDYVVVVYTDPQTQLKRLMARDHCSKEEAQARIAAQMPLSDKEARADFKINNNGDQAALQKRVASLINQLKAE, from the coding sequence ATGACAAAAATAGTTGGATTAACAGGTGGAATCGCAACCGGCAAGACAACGGTAAGCACTATTTTGCGCCAGGCTGGGATTCCGGTGATTGATGCTGACCAAGTAGCGCGGCAAGTCCAGGCACCAGACTCGGTTGGGTTAACACGGATTGTCAAAGTATTTGGTCCAAAAGTACTTTTGCCAACTGGGGAGCTCAATCGGCAAGCCTTAGCAAAAATTGTCTTTAATGATAAAGAAGCGTTGAAAAAACTCAATGAGATTCTTCAGCCATTAATTTACGATGCTATCTTTGCGCAGGTTAATACTTTAAAAAAACAGGGTATTCCGCTCGTGGTGTTAGATGTACCATTATTATTCGAGCAACATTATGATGGAGATTGTGATTATGTGGTAGTTGTTTATACTGATCCACAAACGCAGCTTAAACGGTTAATGGCTCGTGATCATTGTTCTAAAGAGGAAGCGCAAGCGCGAATTGCTGCCCAAATGCCATTATCAGATAAAGAAGCGCGGGCGGATTTTAAAATAAATAATAATGGTGACCAGGCTGCCCTGCAAAAACGAGTCGCATCCCTAATAAATCAGCTAAAAGCAGAGTAA
- the ytpR gene encoding YtpR family tRNA-binding protein, whose amino-acid sequence MLISSYNPNELGDILVVITAPDADNQITKIADDVAQITAEKDGALLGYNFMNASKVLPELTSENGQVFLDAAQVEKLNAKLQEAGFDKLLTADEDPKFVVGYVEKITDHPKSDHLKVTQTRIADDKTVQIVCGSPNVAEGIKVVVARPGAMMPDGKIIWPGQLMGVDSDGMLCGFRELRIKNAPDEKGLFIIPDDWQEVGEPVDFAKADTFYPEN is encoded by the coding sequence ATGTTAATTTCAAGTTACAATCCCAATGAATTAGGCGACATTTTAGTCGTTATTACCGCTCCAGATGCGGATAACCAAATTACTAAGATTGCTGATGATGTAGCTCAGATCACCGCTGAAAAAGATGGTGCATTACTTGGCTATAACTTTATGAACGCCAGCAAGGTCTTACCAGAATTAACAAGTGAAAACGGGCAAGTATTTTTAGATGCAGCCCAAGTTGAAAAATTAAATGCAAAGTTACAAGAAGCGGGCTTTGATAAGCTCTTAACGGCTGACGAAGATCCTAAATTTGTGGTCGGTTATGTTGAAAAGATCACTGACCATCCTAAGTCTGACCACTTAAAAGTAACGCAAACACGGATTGCTGATGATAAGACTGTCCAAATCGTATGTGGATCTCCTAATGTTGCAGAAGGTATTAAAGTCGTAGTTGCTCGGCCTGGTGCGATGATGCCAGACGGTAAGATCATTTGGCCTGGTCAATTGATGGGTGTTGATAGTGACGGAATGCTCTGTGGTTTCCGTGAACTACGGATTAAGAATGCTCCCGATGAAAAGGGCCTATTCATTATCCCTGATGACTGGCAAGAAGTCGGTGAACCGGTTGATTTTGCTAAGGCCGATACGTTTTACCCAGAAAACTAA
- the mutM gene encoding bifunctional DNA-formamidopyrimidine glycosylase/DNA-(apurinic or apyrimidinic site) lyase, protein MPELPEVETVRRGLLKIAAKRKINAIDVYYGKTITNDVEDFRQALIGQTIENVDRRGKYLLFRFTNDLTMISHLRMEGKYYNQPIGGPIDKHTHVVFEFTDGTELCYQDTRKFGRMTLVKTGDEMNVGGLKTIGPEPTEDAFTLPYFTAELKKSRGKIKPFLLNQRHVAGLGNIYVDEVLWMTGINPEQPANTLTASQITELRKNIIKELATAIKYKGTTVHSFTNAFGDAGAFQDRLKAYGHAGDECPRCGTKMVKIKVAERGTTFCPHCQVLKE, encoded by the coding sequence ATGCCTGAATTACCAGAAGTTGAAACTGTTCGCCGCGGTTTGCTGAAGATTGCCGCTAAGCGTAAAATTAACGCGATCGATGTTTATTATGGTAAAACGATTACCAATGACGTTGAAGATTTTCGGCAGGCGTTGATTGGACAGACGATTGAAAATGTTGATCGGCGAGGGAAATATCTTCTTTTTCGTTTTACTAATGATTTGACGATGATTTCACACCTTCGCATGGAAGGAAAATATTACAACCAACCGATTGGCGGACCAATTGATAAACATACCCATGTTGTCTTTGAATTTACGGACGGCACGGAATTATGTTATCAAGATACCCGTAAATTTGGGCGGATGACACTGGTAAAAACCGGTGATGAGATGAATGTCGGCGGATTGAAGACGATTGGCCCTGAACCGACAGAAGACGCCTTTACGTTGCCATACTTTACAGCTGAATTAAAAAAGAGTCGGGGAAAAATTAAGCCATTCTTGCTTAATCAGCGTCATGTCGCCGGTCTGGGTAACATTTACGTTGATGAGGTGCTATGGATGACGGGGATAAACCCGGAGCAACCAGCCAATACTTTAACGGCTAGCCAAATTACTGAATTACGGAAAAATATTATCAAAGAATTGGCGACAGCGATTAAGTACAAGGGAACCACTGTGCATAGTTTTACGAATGCATTTGGTGATGCCGGCGCTTTCCAAGATCGCTTAAAAGCTTATGGTCATGCGGGAGATGAATGTCCGCGTTGTGGCACGAAAATGGTTAAAATTAAGGTTGCTGAACGTGGAACGACATTTTGTCCACACTGTCAAGTATTGAAGGAATAA
- the polA gene encoding DNA polymerase I, which yields MTKQLLLIDGNSIVFRAFFAMHNQMDKFTNKDGLHTAAIYGFKLMLDHVLQNFKPDAALVAFDAGKVTFRTKMYDDYKGGRNKTPNELTEQIPYVRELIKDSGLHSYELANYEADDIIGTLAKQADDAGYKTLIVTGDRDLTQLASENTTVAVTHKGVTDTEHYTPAHVEEKLGITPRQIIDMKALMGDSSDNYPGVTKIGEKTAIKLVKQFGSVEELYDHIDDLKKSKMKEHLIEDEEVARQCKTLATILRDAPIKIGLDDLQYQGPQTDDLIKFYKEMGFKSFLKKMDIDGAGEEDEAEIAPIDYTVLTKDNLDDLGQLTGEVSFYLEMSEENYHTSPFAGFVIGNEGHWFTSRDVDLLKEAPLKDLLQSDSVEKNVFNAKAQIVGLHRLGIPLENINFDLLLASYLLNTNDNSNDLGQVAQEHGYDDVRTDEEVYGKGAKRAVPDDDKTFFSHLATKARAIEQLRKDLFAKLDENKQTPLYTDIELPLTRVLAKMEIAGVHVDAQTLKDMGSKLTERLSEIESQIYQEAGEEFNINSTKQLGHILFEKLKLPVIKKTKTGYSTAVDVLEKLADKSPIVEQILEYRQIAKLQSTYITGLLKVIHSNDQKIHTRYLQTLTQTGRLSSVDPNLQNIPVRLPEGRLIRKAFVPSHEGWQIFSSDYSQVELRVLAHITGDKNLQEDFKNGEDIHASTARRIFHLAPDAEIDRNMRRRAKAVNFGIVYGISDYGLAQRIHVSRAEAHEFIQNYFHEFPGVKKYINDTIAFAKENGYVETITHRRRYLPDIHAKSFSKRSFAERTAMNTPIQGSAADIIKIAMIRMQDELEKRHLKAKMLLQIHDELVFEAPKEEIPVLSELVPKVMDSAVKLDVPLKVDSKYGDTWYDLKK from the coding sequence ATGACAAAACAATTATTGTTAATTGACGGAAATAGTATTGTTTTCCGGGCATTTTTTGCTATGCATAATCAAATGGACAAATTTACAAATAAGGACGGCTTGCATACAGCTGCAATTTATGGCTTTAAGTTGATGCTTGACCATGTGTTGCAAAACTTTAAACCGGATGCGGCTTTAGTAGCCTTTGATGCAGGAAAAGTAACCTTCCGGACGAAGATGTATGATGACTATAAGGGTGGTCGAAACAAGACGCCTAATGAATTGACCGAGCAGATCCCTTATGTGCGCGAATTGATCAAAGACTCTGGATTACATAGTTATGAATTAGCTAACTATGAAGCTGATGATATTATCGGTACTTTGGCTAAGCAAGCGGATGATGCTGGCTACAAGACGTTGATCGTAACTGGAGATCGAGACCTTACCCAGTTAGCAAGTGAGAATACGACCGTTGCTGTTACCCACAAAGGAGTTACTGATACGGAGCACTACACGCCAGCGCATGTCGAAGAAAAATTAGGAATTACGCCGCGCCAAATAATTGATATGAAGGCACTGATGGGTGATTCTTCCGATAATTATCCTGGTGTAACTAAAATCGGGGAAAAGACTGCAATCAAGCTTGTAAAACAGTTTGGTTCAGTTGAAGAGCTTTATGACCATATCGATGACCTCAAAAAGAGTAAGATGAAAGAACATTTGATTGAGGATGAAGAGGTTGCTCGCCAATGTAAGACATTAGCAACAATTCTTCGGGATGCTCCGATCAAGATTGGCTTAGATGATCTGCAATATCAGGGCCCACAAACGGATGACTTGATTAAATTTTACAAAGAGATGGGCTTTAAATCTTTCTTGAAAAAGATGGATATCGATGGGGCTGGAGAGGAAGACGAAGCTGAGATTGCTCCAATTGACTACACAGTTTTAACTAAAGATAACTTAGATGACCTAGGACAATTAACGGGTGAAGTAAGTTTTTACCTTGAAATGTCAGAAGAAAATTACCACACGTCACCATTCGCTGGTTTTGTGATCGGCAATGAAGGACACTGGTTTACGAGTCGAGATGTGGACCTGCTTAAAGAGGCGCCTCTCAAGGATTTACTCCAGAGTGATAGTGTTGAGAAGAATGTCTTTAATGCCAAGGCACAAATCGTTGGGCTTCATCGCCTCGGTATTCCGCTTGAAAACATTAATTTTGATCTACTTTTGGCATCTTACCTTCTAAATACTAATGATAATAGTAACGACCTGGGACAAGTAGCTCAGGAACACGGTTACGATGATGTCCGAACAGATGAGGAAGTTTATGGTAAAGGTGCTAAGCGCGCTGTGCCTGATGATGATAAGACCTTCTTTAGTCACCTGGCTACGAAGGCGCGGGCAATTGAACAGCTGCGCAAGGATCTTTTTGCCAAATTAGACGAAAATAAGCAAACGCCACTATATACTGATATTGAATTACCGCTAACCCGGGTTCTTGCAAAAATGGAAATTGCGGGTGTCCATGTAGATGCACAAACTTTGAAAGATATGGGTAGTAAATTAACTGAACGGCTATCAGAAATTGAAAGTCAGATCTATCAAGAAGCTGGCGAGGAATTTAACATTAACTCTACTAAGCAACTAGGCCATATTCTGTTTGAAAAATTGAAATTACCAGTGATCAAAAAGACCAAGACCGGTTATTCCACTGCAGTTGATGTGCTGGAGAAGTTAGCTGATAAGTCACCGATTGTTGAGCAAATTTTGGAATATCGTCAAATTGCTAAGCTTCAATCTACCTATATCACTGGTTTGCTGAAAGTTATCCATTCAAATGACCAGAAGATCCATACGCGCTACTTACAGACATTAACGCAGACTGGTCGCTTGTCTTCTGTTGATCCTAATCTGCAAAATATTCCAGTACGGTTGCCGGAAGGGCGCTTAATCAGAAAGGCATTTGTTCCTAGTCATGAAGGTTGGCAAATCTTCTCTTCAGATTATTCGCAAGTTGAATTACGGGTTCTTGCTCACATCACTGGTGACAAGAACCTTCAGGAAGACTTTAAGAATGGTGAAGATATTCATGCTAGTACAGCTCGCCGAATTTTCCATCTAGCCCCTGATGCCGAGATTGACCGTAATATGCGGCGTCGGGCAAAAGCAGTTAATTTTGGAATTGTTTACGGGATTAGTGATTACGGACTGGCACAACGGATTCATGTTAGTCGTGCAGAAGCTCATGAATTTATTCAAAATTATTTCCATGAATTCCCCGGTGTAAAGAAATACATCAATGACACGATTGCGTTTGCTAAAGAAAATGGTTATGTTGAGACGATTACTCACCGTCGTCGTTACTTACCAGATATTCATGCCAAAAGTTTTAGCAAGCGATCATTTGCAGAGCGGACTGCAATGAATACGCCAATTCAGGGGAGCGCTGCTGATATCATTAAGATTGCGATGATCCGGATGCAAGATGAGCTTGAGAAACGTCATCTAAAGGCAAAAATGCTCTTGCAGATTCATGATGAATTAGTCTTTGAGGCTCCAAAGGAAGAAATCCCGGTTCTATCGGAATTGGTGCCAAAAGTAATGGATTCGGCCGTTAAGTTGGATGTGCCGCTTAAAGTAGATAGTAAGTATGGGGATACCTGGTATGACCTTAAAAAATAG